The following are from one region of the Vanessa cardui chromosome 3, ilVanCard2.1, whole genome shotgun sequence genome:
- the LOC124543757 gene encoding early growth response protein 3-like isoform X2: MGTDVEPPNGPHLLSLADVGALGFDCALKPAPALTTGGAPADLNTPVTTSDLPAFFPSLLEPPPISGTLPGDELSLGCSPRRHKHEASLSPGARAEDASNASSASASLYATPMGGKRAPSPPLQWLLPSGPGPGSVDKYFQQEYEERIELLPPECQPSYCPPPQACPQQHCEYRPQPQQQPQHSWETQEYASAPQPTPGPSGIPKREPYPSPAGDRPVQLAEFNQSTSKGHEILSQVYQQSAQPLRLVAVKPRKYPNRPSKTPVHERPYACPVEGCDRRFSRSDELTRHIRIHTGQKPFQCRICMRSFSRSDHLTTHVRTHTGEKPFACDVCGRKFARSDEKKRHAKVHLKQRLKRERGGGGPTHHHEPHPHAPL, translated from the exons ATGGGCACCGACGTGGAGCCCCCGAACGGCCCGCACCTTCTCTCGTTGGCGGATGTGGGAGCTCTCGGCTTCGACTGTGCGCTCAAGCCGGCGCCAGCACTGACGACCGGCGGCGCACCGGCCGACCTCAACACGCCCGTCACCACATCGGATCTGCCCGCTTTCTTCCCAAGTCTGCTCGAGCCTCCACCTATATCAG GTACTTTGCCAGGCGATGAGTTGTCGCTGGGATGTTCGCCGAGGCGACACAAACACGAGGCTTCATTGTCTCCCGGTGCGCGCGCCGAGGACGCCAGTAATGCGTCAAGCGCGAGCGCCTCGCTGTATGCAACACCGATGGGTGGCAAACGCGCCCCCTCGCCGCCGCTACAGTGGCTGCTGCCGTCTGGTCCCGGCCCAGGTAGCGtcgataaatattttcaacaagAGTACGAAGAACGCATTGAACTACTCCCTCCTGAATGTCAGCCTTCTTATTGCCCCCCTCCGCAAGCGTGTCCGCAACAACATTGTGAATATCGACCTCAGCCACAGCAACAGCCTCAGCATTCGTGGGAAACACAAGAGTACGCTAGCGCACCGCAGCCGACTCCCGGACCCTCAGGAATACCTAAACGAGAGCCTTATCCCAGTCCAGCCGGCGATAGGCCTGTACAGCTAGCTGAATTCAACCAGTCTACGAGTAAAGGTCACGAAATTCTTTCTCAAGTATATCAGCAGAGCGCTCAGCCCCTTCGATTAGTTGCTGTTAAACCGCGCAAGTATCCTAATCGTCCGAGCAAGACGCCTGTTCACGAGCGGCCTTACGCCTGTCCTGTGGAAGGATGCGACCGCAGATTTTCACGATCGGACGAGCTGACGAGGCACATTCGCATTCACACAGGCCAAAAACCGTTCCAGTGTCGCATCTGCATGCGTTCGTTCAGTCGATCTGACCATTTGACGACGCACGTGAGAACGCATACGGGAGAGAAACCCTTTGCGTGCGATGTATGTGGACGTAAATTCGCAAGGTCGGATGAGAAAAAACGCCATGCGAAAGTGCATTTGAAGCAACGACTGAAACGGGAGCGCGGAGGAGGCGGGCCGACGCACCACCACGAGCCGCACCCGCACGCGCCGCTCTAG
- the LOC124543735 gene encoding protein TAPT1 homolog, translated as MTLKNEDYQEHTKRLRFKSITNIQQCPGDIIDKSGKEIKNKDGDKSASLFAFLHVELTRGYLLEHDEERFSARREKVYSFIKIPQELEKFMAYGFFQCADSLLFVYTFLPLRFVMAFWSFINRLFRQCFGFYSRKTILKPAETCDVLKGFILLICSILMCYIDTNMMYHLVKSQSVMKLYIFYNMLEVGDRLFSAFGQDTIDAMFWTATEPRDRKREHLGLIPHLLFAMTYVFLHSLLVLFQATTLNVAFNSNNKSLLIIMMSNNFVELKGSVFKKFDKNNLFQVSCSDVRERLHLSVLLFIVVLQTMKEYMWKEERFWILAPDCVLVLTFEVIIDWVKHAFITRFNEVPYGVYREYTVSLAYDVAQTRQKYAFSDHSDLVARRMGFIPLPLGVVITRVLVHAVKVDGLAAILLIFIAYLCLISIRVLVSIVILGKACDLITQHQSEKCDSHHTTPKREQKDSKEFPYTQKIPEAESTEKKPVQLKFLIPENVMIEPLVDASAGAAAIFSNSAIDLNGVCYLNDKMNVQVKQEPAEYIEPDLDVSRSAPDIKAAAAANEDSVERPQSPDADGLKRRSESEPNLAKNDDQEAT; from the exons ATGACGTTAAAAAATGAAGATTATCAAGAGCATACTAAAAGGTTACGTTTTAAGAGTATAACAAATATTCAACAATGCCCGGGTGATATCATTGACAAAAGTggcaaagaaataaaaaacaaag ATGGAGATAAAAGTGCATCTCTTTTTGCCTTTTTGCACGTCGAACTCACTAGAGGGTACTTACTGGAACACGATGAAGAAAGATTCTCTGCCCGGCGAGAGAAAGTTtactcatttattaaaattcctcAAGAATTAGAGAAATTCATGGCTTATGGATTCTTCCAATGTGCTGATtctttgttatttgtttatacatTCTTGCCTTTGAGATTTGTAATGGCATTTTGGTCATTCATTAACAGGCTATTTAGGCAATGTTTTGG ATTTTACTCTAGGAAAACCATACTTAAGCCAGCTGAGACATGTGATGTACTGAagggatttattttattaatatgtagtatattaatGTGCTATATAGACACTAATATGATGTATCACTTAGTGAAGAGTCAAAGTGTGATGAAGTTGTATATATTCTATAACATGTTGGAGGTAGGAGATAGATTGTTCTCTGCCTTTGGACAAGACACAATTGATGCTATGTTCTGGACAGCCACTGAGCCTAGAGACAGGAAGAGAGAACATCTTGGTCTCATTCCACATTTACTTTTTGCTATGACTTATGTCT TTCTCCACAGCTTACTAGTGTTGTTTCAAGCCACAACACTAAATGTAGCTTTTAATTCTAATAACAAAAGTCTTCTGATAATTATGATGTCAAATAAT tTTGTTGAATTAAAAGGAAGCGTTTTCAAAAAATTTGACAAGAACAATCTCTTTCAAGTTTCATGCAGTGATGTTCGTGAACGACTACATTTATCGGTGCTGCTTTTTATTGTGGTGCTTCAGACTATGAAAGAGTACATGTGGAAAGAAGAAAGGTTCTGGATATTAGCCCCTGACTGTGTGCTTGTTCTTACTTTTGAGGTCATCATTGACTGGGTGAAACATGCATTCATTACcag GTTTAATGAAGTTCCTTATGGAGTGTATAGAGAATACACAGTTAGTTTGGCATATGATGTTGCGCAGACTCGGCAGAAGTATGCATTCAGTGACCACTCGGATCTTGTTGCTCGGAGGATGGGTTTCATTCCACTGCCTCTTGGAGTTGTCATAACGAGGGTTTTAGTGCATGCCGTCAAAGTTGACGG ATTAGCAGCGatactattaatattcataGCTTACTTGTGTTTAATATCAATAAGAGTGCTTGTTTCCATCGTTATACTCGGAAAAGCTTGTGATTTAATTACACAACACCAGAGTGAGAAATGTGACAGTCACCACACCACGCCTAAACG GGAACAAAAGGATTCAAAAGAATTCCCATATACTCAAAAGATTCCTGAAGCGGAGTCGACAGAAAAAAAGCCAGTACAGCTCAAGTTTCTTATACCGGAGAATGTGATG aTCGAACCGCTAGTCGATGCATCGGCTGGGGCGGCGGCGATTTTCTCGAATAGTGCAATAGACTTGAACGGAGTGTGCTATCTTAATGACAAAATGAATGTCCAAGTTAAGCAGGAACCGGCTGAGTACATCGAACCCGATCTG gACGTGAGCCGCAGCGCACCGGATATAAAAGCCGCCGCGGCCGCTAACGAGGACTCAGTGGAGCGGCCGCAGTCCCCCGACGCAGACGGGCTCAAGAGGCGCTCCGAGTCCGAGCCGAACCTCGCCAAGAACGACGACCAAGAGGCCACGTAA
- the LOC124543521 gene encoding 8-oxo-dGDP phosphatase NUDT18, producing MSRQVDSYISKLLDGQGLEGDENDFCDFTIADQNSVAESQGITPTTPSNFKPVLGGNVTYVVACVIINDREELLLMQEAKESCAGKWYLPAGRMEKGETIEQAAAREVLEETGLHFRADTLLVVETAGGTWFRFVLTGKIVGGELKTPAKADKESLQAKWIFNLQEISLRANDILHLIDKAKLYKQSHPGVSWHKNILPAPVPHVKDLMRLIVLIKKRSTNRLHVLLSEKTTLHFPTCEINPAKSMHSTLRRFMVEMFGADVAQHRPLGLLNVEADPSADGCCLSLLVVFRPPLEEVPLIGKCAWHELSEEVHKELLPIVFSKNSTIELHVVR from the coding sequence ATGTCGCGCCAAGTCGACTCATATATTTCTAAGCTTTTGGATGGCCAAGGCTTAGAAGGCGATGAGAATGATTTTTGTGACTTTACCATAGCGGATCAAAATTCTGTTGCTGAATCTCAAGGTATAACACCAACAACACCTTCAAACTTTAAACCAGTGCTTGGTGGTAATGTAACATACGTTGTCGCCTGTGTGATTATTAACGACCGAGAGGAATTGCTTTTGATGCAAGAAGCAAAAGAAAGTTGTGCTGGAAAATGGTATCTTCCAGCAGGCAGAATGGAGAAAGGTGAGACAATCGAACAAGCCGCTGCTAGAGAAGTGCTGGAAGAAACTGGATTGCACTTCAGAGCTGATACTTTATTAGTGGTTGAAACAGCAGGTGGTACTTGGTTTAGGTTTGTGTTAACAGGCAAAATTGTTGGAGGTGAACTCAAAACTCCTGCAAAAGCCGACAAAGAATCTTTACAAGCAAAATGGATTTTCAATTTACAAGAAATATCATTAAGAGCAAATGATATATTGCATCTCATTGACAAAGCCAAATTGTACAAACAAAGTCATCCAGGAGTGTCATGGCATAAAAACATTCTGCCAGCACCAGTTCCACATGTAAAAGACCTGATGAGATtgatagtattaataaaaaagagaaGTACAAATAGATTACATGTGCTGTTGAGTGAGAAAACAACATTGCATTTTCCGACCTGCGAAATAAACCCAGCTAAAAGTATGCACTCAACTTTACGAAGATTTATGGTAGAGATGTTTGGTGCTGATGTTGCTCAACACAGACCCTTAGGCCTTCTTAATGTCGAAGCTGATCCATCTGCAGATGGCTGTTGTTTATCATTGCTAGTTGTTTTCAGACCTCCCTTGGAAGAAGTGCCCTTGATTGGTAAATGTGCCTGGCATGAATTATCTGAAGAAGTTCACAAAGAGTTGCTTCCAAtagtattttcaaaaaattcaaCAATTGAGTTGCATGTTGTGCGTTAA
- the LOC124543520 gene encoding spermine oxidase, with the protein MGDENSNSRKKCEVKKYNVIIIGGGMAGLASANHFIKNGMDDFVILEARKRIGGRIISIPMKNHNVELGANYIHGVLGNPIYELATKNGLVNIINIPKPHKVIAATENGKQVPFGVLHEIHEAYVCFLRRCEEYFLCQYLPPPDIHSVGEHINLEATIYLERLPTSEEKKLRRLIFDCLLKRETCISGCNSMDDIDLLELGSYTELQGGNIVIPSGYSSILEPMTKNISPDKILSNHAVTKIIWDSEQQSSLRNFEDVGEESEDSDQTVIEDISKATSERAGDSSETNVNTSEKLSKKLSHCVEVICENGQSLYANHVICTVPLGVLKETAGSLFEPALPQYKLESIERLLFSAVDKIYLEYERPFLNPDITEIMLLWDNAQVSEDISKSWYKKIYSFVKVTETLLLGWLSGKEAEYMETLSSEEVSSTCTKILRQFLNDPFVPAPQCCVCTSWKKQPYTRGSYTAIAVGASQSDIESLAQPLFRNVHDKKPVLLFGGEHTHSSFYSTVHGAYLSGQAAARRLLVPDVTAENVLDCPESNDLNTWIQGIQLDG; encoded by the exons atggGTGACGAAAATTCAAATTCTCGTAAAAAATGTGAAGTTAAGaaatacaatgtaataataataggaGGTGGTATGGCTGGGCTAGCCTCAGCCAATCATTTTATCAAGAATGGTATGGACGACTTTGTAATATTAGAAGCTAGAAAACGCATCGGTGGAAGGATTATTTCTATACCAATGAAAAATCACAATGTCGAATTAGGAGCTAACTATATTCACGGAGTTCTCGGCAATCCGATATACGAATTGGCGACAAAAAACGGTCttgtaaacataataaatatacccAAACCGCATAAGGTTATTGCGGCTACTGAAAATGGTAAGCAAGTGCCCTTCGGTGTTTTACATGAGATCCACGAAGCTTATGTTTGTTTCTTAAGGCGTTGCGAGGAGTATTTTTTATGCCAATACCTTCCCCCACCCGACATACATAGTGTGGGTGAACACATAAACCTTGAAGCAACCATATATTTAGAACGCCTCCCGACGTCAGAAGAAAAGAAATTGAGAAGATTAATATTCGATTGCTTGTTAAAACGTGAAACTTGTATATCAGGATGCAATTCAATGGATGATATTGATCTGTTAGAATTGGGCAGTTACACTGAACTACAGGGTGGTAATATTGTGATACCCTCAGGTTATAGTTCTATTCTAGAACCTATGACTAAAAATATTTCTCCTGACAAAATATTGTCTAATCATGCAGTGACAAAAATTATTTGGGATTCAGAACAACAAAGTAGTTTAAGAAATTTTGAAGATGTAGGAGAAGAATCGGAAGATTCAGATCAAACTGTGATAGAAGACATCTCTAAAGCTACCTCTGAAAGGGCAGGTGATTCCAGTGAAACTAATGTTAATACTTCAGAAAAACTCAGCAAAAAGTTATCTCATTGTGTTGAAGTTATTTGTGAAAATGGACAAAGTTTATATGCAAATCATGTTATATGTACTGTACCATTGGGTGTGCTCAAAGAAACAGCTGGGTCATTATTTGAACCTGCGCTGCCACAGTATAAGTTAGAGTCAAtagaaagattattatttagtgCTGTCGATAAAATTTACTTAGAATATGAAAGGCCTTTTTTAAATCCAGACATAACTGAAATTATGTTACTCTGGGATAATGCACAAGTTTCTGAAGATATATCAAAATCATGgtataaaaagatttattcatttgttaaaGTGACAGAAACTTTGTTATTGGGGTGGCTCTCTGGAAAGGAGGCTGAATATATGGAAACATTGTCAAGTGAAGAAGTTTCAAGTACTTGTACAAAGATCTTGCGTCAGTTTCTAAATGACCCATTTGTTCCTGCACCTCAATGTTGTGTGTG TACAAGTTGGAAAAAGCAGCCTTACACAAGAGGGTCTTATACAGCTATTGCTGTTGGTGCTAGTCAAAGTGATATTGAAAGTTTAGCACAACCACTGTTTAGAAATGTTCACGATAAAAAG CCTGTGTTGCTCTTCGGTGGAGAGCACACACATAGCAGTTTCTACTCAACAGTGCATGGCGCTTATCTCTCCGGTCAAGCAGCTGCAAGGCGACTACTAGTTCCGGATGTGACTGCAGAAAATGTTCTGGATTGTCCCGAGTCAAACGACTTAAATACTTGGATACAAGGCATACAGCTAGATGGTTAA